One bacterium genomic window, AAATTTCATATTGACGATATCGGCAGGGAATGCGGTCAGTAAAGACCTTATTTGATAGATTAAGCAGGTCTATCAGGGAATACAAGTTATTAAGAGTCTACTTATCTACATTCAGATGGCAAAAAATCGCAAAAAATCACCTTTTTCTCAATAAAGTTGTGGACTAAGGGCATCCTTTTTACTATTATCCACGTTAATTGTGGAAGAAGAGATAAATGTTAATGACCGTCCACGTTAGCTAACTCGTGGCCCGCTAAAAGGATACACAACATGCAACTGTCTCGCAAAGCTGATTACGCTCTCCGTGCCATCCGGCATATCTCATCTTTGCCCAAAGGGAAACTTGGCTCGATCAATTCTATCGCCGAAGCGGAGTCAATTCCGCGCGAATTTCTCGCCAAGATCCTCAAAGACCTGACCCGCGCCGGGATCTTGGTCTCGTTTCAGGGAGTTACGGGAGGGTATCGCCTTGCCAAGCAGCCGAAGGAAGTAACCTTCCTCGATGTGATTGAAGCGATCGATGGGCCGATCCACCTCAACCTCTGCACCGAACAGGGGACCTGCACCTGTGATCAATTCAATAAGTGCGATATGAAAGATTTCTGGTCGGTCCAGGAAGATTCGTTCAAGAAAGCCCTGTCGAAACATCACTTCGGTCGTTACAAACGCGCCCGCGCATAACCGAAGTTTTGGCATTCGTCCAATTGTGCGCCACCCCAATTTACCGGGTGGCGTTTTTTTTTCGGCGTCGTAACCGAGTTGTCACCATGACAATAAACCGGTTGTGCGATTCCGCCACTCCTGCGTATGTTAGATAGAGAACATGGTGCCGACAGGGCGCTTTTGTCCCTGAACCAGAGCTGCCCTCTGTTGTTTAAGATTGCAACGGCTGATGATCGAAGGAGCAAATGCGGTGGAGATTATGAAGCGTTTTGAAGATAGCCAGTACCGGGTGAATGTCGGACTTGCGGAAATGCTCAAAGGCGGCGTCATCATGGATGTCACCAATCCTGAGCAGGCCAAGATCGCTGAAGATGCCGGCGCTGCCGCTGTTATGGCGCTGGAACGTGTCCCGTCCGATATCCGCGCCGAAGGCGGTGTCGCCCGTATGGCCGATCCCGACATTATAGAAGGGATCAAACGGATCGTCACCATCCCGGTCATGGCCAAGTGCCGCATCGGTCACGTCATAGAAGCGCGCGTACTCGAATCGCTCGAAATTGACTTTATCGATGAATCCGAGGTCCTGACCCCTGCGGACAACAAATTCCATGTCGACAAGTGGCAGTTCAAGGTCCCGTTCGTTTGCGGATGCCGCAATATCGGCGAAGCGCTCCGACGCGTCTCCGAGGGAGCCGCAATGATCCGCACGAAGGGCGAGGCGGGGACAGGCGATGTCTCCCAGGCAGTCAAGCACCTTCGCGAGATCAATTCGCAGTTGCGCGCGCTGACAGTCATGACCGAGGAAGAGATGTACGGTTTTGCCAAGGAGAATCAGGTCTCTGTTGAGATCGTTCGCATGGTCGCGAAAACCGGCAAACTGCCGGTACCGAATTTTGCCGCCGGCGGCGTTGCCACTCCGGCCGATGCTGCACTCTGTATGTGGCTGGGAGCCGAAGCGGTCTTTGTTGGATCAGGCATCTTCAAATCCTCCGATCCGATCGGTCGCGCCAAAGCGATCGTCTCCGCCACGACGCATTGGCAGGATTACAAGATCATTGCCGAGGTCTCGCGCGGTTTGGGTGAACCCATGAAAGGGATTGCCGCCGAGTCGATCCCGACCGAGCATCAGCTTCAGACCAGATAGACGTTTATCACAGGAATTCCCCAGCGGCGTGCCTTCCGGTGCGCCGTTTGACTATCAGAGGTACCGTCGCCGTGAATGGCACAGACAAATTGACATCCCGCAAGGCCACACAGTCTAATTTCCACAAGTTGTCTATTGGCGTTCTCGCTTTGCAGGGAGATTTTGAGAAGCATGCGAATCAAGTAATATCGCTTGGCGCCGCAGTTCGGTTGGTCAAGCTGCCTGATGACCTCAATAGTATTGACGCGCTCATCCTCCCTGGCGGTGAGTCTACGACCATGTCAATCCTCATGGACAAACATCATCTGCGGCAACCGCTTAAAGATTTTGCCCGCAACCACCCCCTCTACGGAACTTGTGCCGGTATGATTCTGTTAGCCAATAGCATACAGGACAACCAGTCCGGTGTCGCGCCACTTCAATTGATGGATATTGATGTTTTGCGGAACGGATACGGACGTCAGTTGTTCTCTTTCGAAGAAGAGATAACCGCTGAACTAGCCGGCACTACGGAAAAGCTACGCGGTACCTTTATTCGCGCCCCCCGAATTGTACGGTGCGGCAAGGATGTAACAGTGTTGGCGCGTTATCAAAACGACCCGGTACTGGTGAGGCAAGGGATGCTTCTGGCGGGTAGTTTTCACAACGAACTCGGATCAGAAGCAACCGTTCTCCGCTACTTTTTAGATGATTTTTTTGGTGACAACCGGTAAACCGAACGTATATTACATAGATGAATAAAGTCTTTTTTACGCAGTCGGTTGGTGACCGCTCGGCGCATGGAGAAAAGCCGAAGGCACCAACGGTGGCGGAGCGGATGCAGACCCCGCACGTACGACTGCCACGGTGGATCAAGATCACGCCGACCTCGAATCCGAATTACCACCGAATTCGTCAGACGTTGAAAGAGAATGGTCTGCACTCGGTCTGTCAGGAAGCGTCCTGCCCCAATATCCGTGAATGCTACGGAGAGGGAACAGCAACCTTCATGATCCTCGGACATCACTGTACCCGGGGTTGTAACTTTTGTGATGTCATCAAGGCGCAGCCGCTGGGGCTCGATCTCGAAGAACCCGCCCGCCTTGCCCGAGTGGTCGCCGAGTTGAAACTAAAACAAGTCGTCATCACTTCGGTGACGCGAGATGACCTGCCGGATGGGGGAGCCTCTATTTTTGCCCGGACTATAGAGCTCCTCCGAAGGCAGGATAATGAAGTCAAAGTCGAATTCCTCGTCCCGGACTTCGCTGGCAAATATGACTCCGTCAAAGTGATCTTGGATTCCGGCGTGGATGTCTTTGCGCATAATGTCGAAACCGTCGCTCGCCTCCATAAACGCGTTCGCGGCGCCGCCAAGCTTGATCGCTCGCTTTCCGTCCTTCGATATGCCGCCGATTATTCGCCGCGCCCGGTTATCAAAACCGGATTTATGGTCGGATTAGGCGAAACCAGGGAAGAATTGGTAGAACTGATGCACCAGGTTTACGCAACCGGGTGCGATATCGTCACGATCGGCCAATACCTGCGCCCGTCGCTGGCTCACCTGCCGGTCGAACGGTTTTACGCGCCGGAAGAATTCGTTGAACTGGCCCGCATCGGGAAAGAGATCGGGTTTGCCCATGTCGAGGCCGGCCCGCTCGTCCGCAGTTCGTATAAGGCGTTTCACCAGTCGAAGGGAATACTGGAGAAGGCATG contains:
- a CDS encoding Rrf2 family transcriptional regulator — its product is MQLSRKADYALRAIRHISSLPKGKLGSINSIAEAESIPREFLAKILKDLTRAGILVSFQGVTGGYRLAKQPKEVTFLDVIEAIDGPIHLNLCTEQGTCTCDQFNKCDMKDFWSVQEDSFKKALSKHHFGRYKRARA
- the pdxT gene encoding pyridoxal 5'-phosphate synthase glutaminase subunit PdxT, with the protein product MSIGVLALQGDFEKHANQVISLGAAVRLVKLPDDLNSIDALILPGGESTTMSILMDKHHLRQPLKDFARNHPLYGTCAGMILLANSIQDNQSGVAPLQLMDIDVLRNGYGRQLFSFEEEITAELAGTTEKLRGTFIRAPRIVRCGKDVTVLARYQNDPVLVRQGMLLAGSFHNELGSEATVLRYFLDDFFGDNR
- the lipA gene encoding lipoyl synthase, giving the protein MQTPHVRLPRWIKITPTSNPNYHRIRQTLKENGLHSVCQEASCPNIRECYGEGTATFMILGHHCTRGCNFCDVIKAQPLGLDLEEPARLARVVAELKLKQVVITSVTRDDLPDGGASIFARTIELLRRQDNEVKVEFLVPDFAGKYDSVKVILDSGVDVFAHNVETVARLHKRVRGAAKLDRSLSVLRYAADYSPRPVIKTGFMVGLGETREELVELMHQVYATGCDIVTIGQYLRPSLAHLPVERFYAPEEFVELARIGKEIGFAHVEAGPLVRSSYKAFHQSKGILEKAC
- the pdxS gene encoding pyridoxal 5'-phosphate synthase lyase subunit PdxS, whose translation is MKRFEDSQYRVNVGLAEMLKGGVIMDVTNPEQAKIAEDAGAAAVMALERVPSDIRAEGGVARMADPDIIEGIKRIVTIPVMAKCRIGHVIEARVLESLEIDFIDESEVLTPADNKFHVDKWQFKVPFVCGCRNIGEALRRVSEGAAMIRTKGEAGTGDVSQAVKHLREINSQLRALTVMTEEEMYGFAKENQVSVEIVRMVAKTGKLPVPNFAAGGVATPADAALCMWLGAEAVFVGSGIFKSSDPIGRAKAIVSATTHWQDYKIIAEVSRGLGEPMKGIAAESIPTEHQLQTR